A stretch of the Portunus trituberculatus isolate SZX2019 chromosome 11, ASM1759143v1, whole genome shotgun sequence genome encodes the following:
- the LOC123502511 gene encoding uncharacterized protein LOC123502511: MCWAPDPRHFLLHHPHSHHSHNHEPGPTTHTLEQRESSTSEHAEWPDSGGGPHTSLAEENVEHILLENESGRSTTSSNTTVGEEGGDDFPLPPTCSNLRVMGHTLVLARSSFQVVGLHPFTSYWFLLLPHYKGVLGVPSNMQSLQHHRMCLQGGQCSQGGGPLEWGRTHMPSPFTGDHCPHTLPTASSTGIR; encoded by the exons ATGTGCTGGG CTCCAGACCCACGACATTTCCTCCTGCACCATCCACactcccaccacagccacaaccacGAGCCCggccccaccacccacaccctggAGCAAAGGGAGTCGTCCACTTCAGAGCATGCGGAGTGGCCTGACAGTGGAGGAGGGCCCCACACCTCACTGGCAGAGGAGAACGTTGAGCACATCCTCTTAG AAAATGAGTCTGGGAGAAGCACTACATCCTCCAACACCActgtaggggaggagggaggtgatgacTTCCCACTGCCACCCACCTGTTCCAACCTGAGAGTGATGGGCCACACCCTTGTCCTGGCCAGGTCCTCCTTCCAGGTGGTGGGGCtccatcccttcacttcctactGGTTCCTGCTCCTGCCTCACTACAAGGGTGTGCTGGGTGTGCCTTCCAACATGCAGTCTTTACAACACCACAGGATG TGCCTGCAGGGTGGCCAGTGCTCTCAAGGTGGTGGGCCGCTAGAGTGGGGCAGGACACATATGCCCTCACCCTTCACTGGCGACCACTGCCCCCACACCTTGCCCACGGCATCATCAACAGGTATCAGGTGA